Genomic window (Macrobrachium nipponense isolate FS-2020 chromosome 35, ASM1510439v2, whole genome shotgun sequence):
CCAGTCCAGACAAGTATCCGCTGTAGGTGGAAAGGGCACCGTCCAGGTCGGTGTCAGGGGCAGCTTCGGCACGGGCGGCAGCAGCGTCGAAGGCAGCCTGGAAGTTGGCCTTGGCGGCAGCCACTTCTTCGGTGTCAGCAACGGGTGCGGGAGCGCCTTCGGGAACCACTACTTCAGGGACTGCGTCAGtggcggctgctgctgctgccgagtCATAAAGGGCCTTGAATTCTGCCTTGGCTTTCGCCACTTCCTCTGTGTCGGATACTGGCTCAGGGGCGGCGTCCGTTGGAAGGGCGGCGGCGAAGGACACGCCCACCAAAGCGAGAATTACCTGACGGAGGAGTAGAAAAAGAAGTGGGCAGTTAGACCATTTACTTGATTTGATTTTGTTATGGAATTTCTTTTTCAGAAGTATAACCAATTCACTTAGCTGAAACATGGAGCTACTGAACATTACcaaatttcatttgaaaattcAGCATCATCAGAGTCCATATCAAAGAAAGTGAAAATGCATGCAAGATGAGtggcacagtgtgtgtgtgtgtgtgtgtgtgtccatggaGGATTCAATGCACTGCTGATGAGCTTTTGGTGTGGGTGTTAGAAGCGGCCAATGTTAGGAAGTTTCACTGCTCAGGGTGTTCATCCGCGAGGCAGAAGttaaaagtatgaatgtggcagtgaccgTTGTGACTTTTTCGCTGGAGCcatctggaagagagagagagagagagagagagagagagagagagagagagagagatagagagagaccatCACTTACTAGGAGCTTCATGTCTGTGCTTCAGAGGACTCTGTGAGCTATTGTACTGGTGTGAATTAGTTCAGTTGTTTATATACCCTGTCCTCACTTATCCTCCTCCCCGGACCACGCCTTAAACTCTGAGAAGACGgcgtttcattaaaaaaaatggaataaggatTAGCAGGCAGTCTATGTGTTCTCAAAACGCAATTGTCGGCAGTAACAAGATCGTACCACTGCTCATGAAGCTGTTGTCTAAAGATaggtttaattttacattttaatttataaGATTTACGTGGAATTCGAACTTTGTTTTGTTTCTAAATGTTACGTCGTTTCTAAGCTGCCGACCTCGGCATGGATGGGCGTGGTCCAGTTGTCCAAGAGCTTCTCCCTCGAGTTTtcttgaggaggaggagacggaggaggaggaggaggaggaggagaaggaggagggtggAAGGTGAATCTTGAATCCATCGAGTGCCGTTACTTCTAATTTCAATACAGTTGCTATTTCGATTCCTTTGCCTTCCACAGACAACAGTCTTGAGCGGATATGTGTATTTTATTCTGGTGTCGTCTTCATTTTGGAATTATCAAGTCCTCTCTACTTCTTTACAATATCACTGATTCAGAGGTGTTGTTAAACTATCAACATCAACCATATAGTATTCATTTTAAAACGGAAAGTAATGCAGTTATAACGTTGTTATGAAGGCGCCTTCCTTTGATAAGTCTTCCAGTTAAGGGACCCTAACTAAAGTCAGACTCAGGAAACGATGAAAAACACATCCTAAAGTGTCCACATACATTGGATTTCCAAACCAACAAGAGTGGACTGAGAACGGTCCAAGCAGTGATATGGAAGAATCTTGTAGGATTATCAATGGATAACAATATCtcggtgtgtgtttttttttttttttttttgtatgggatATTATACAATCTTTATCAAAAGAATCCATGAAgaccaaaatattaaaataactttttgaaTGTCCGTGAGCCTCTTTGATTGCATTATCCTGCAGCGTTACTGCCCGAGTATTTGTTTTGTGCAGCAATGTTAGCCATAGTATACAAAGAGATCATAATTTGAAGGGAAAGTCAAGTGGTTCCGAACCAATGAATTATTTATAAGCTTTCACTATATCGAAGGAAAAAGGTTCTACTACTTTTCAATCAAATATCTTTCTTCACTctgcactttattattatttacaaatcatCTGTGGAAGAAAAACTCCCGATAGAttgtttatttgcttgtttatatGGTGCTTTACTCCCGATAGGGTAACTACGAGAAAGAATAATGTTGTTGATACAAATCTACACACCACAAAAGTAAGCGGGTAAAGATCTCAGTTGAACCAATGAGTGGTTTAATTGTATCAGGAGACAGGTATCATTTCCCCTGTAACTGTCAAGACCTTGGACAAAACACTGATGCTCAGAAGAGATGGAAAAAGATGTTTTGGGAGTAGCCCTTCACCTTAAACGACAATTACCTATCGGACCTGCCAAAGAATTTATTCGGAAATATATAAGCAAATTATTTGCTAAACCAACATCCCCCTATTGCCTTTGATTATATTTCGTTATTGTACCAAGAGGGATGCTGTCAAAATCCTGATGTTCCCAGAGAACTCTCGAGTCAGTGTCAGAACCACCTAGTTAACAAATCTGTGAGAGTTTCCGATAAGATGTTGTGCTTGTTTCAGAAAGATATGTATCTTTACAAAGGTAAAGGGTTGCTCAGAATAATCTTTTTTAAGTTTCTGTTAAACCTAAAACTTTTGAACGTTACTGAGAAACAAAGCTCATCTCCTAGTATAGTTAAACCACTTTTAGGTTCAGGTGAGATATTTACTCTCAGACATCACTGTCATCCATTTGTAATAATACTAGATCTTTCCATTTCACGGTCTGGGGCAATCTCAACTCACTCCCATgggatttcaaaatcatttgcATGTGGACTCTCCAGGAAGTGGTTTTTCCATCGTTTCCCGATTCTTCCTTTAGTTAGCGTCTCCTAACTGGGAGATTTATGACAGGAAGGCTCGTTCTTCAACGACGTTATAAGTGCattactttccttttttaaaatgatCCCTCTACGGTTGTCATTTAGAAATGTCAGTGATATCTCTGGGCCGATGATATTGTAAAGAAATACTTTAGAgatcttttgtttatttgtatggtgtttttacgttgcatggaaccagtggttattcagcaaaggggaccaaaggctttacgtgacttccgaaccacgtcgagagtgaaacttgtatcaccagaaatacacatctctcacacctcaatggaatgcccaacaatcgaactcgctgccaccgaggtggtacgccaataccataccgaacacgccactgaggTACCGAAATCTGTGGATTCCAAGTAAAAGGCACCAGGCATCAAATATTCTCTCAATAATGTTGTGCATAGATGGCAAATGCATCGATATAGCAACAgtattaaaattagaaataacAGCACTACAAGGAATcaagattcctcctcctcctcctcctcctcctactcctcaagaAAGCTCGACGGAGAAGCTCCTCGACCACGCCCATCTAGGGCGAGGTCGACCGCTTAGAAACGACgtaacatttaaaaatattgcacaaaaatctttctaaaatacAATGGACAACTGTTTGGACAACAGTTTCATGAGCAGTCCTACGATCCTGTTATCGAAGACATTCGCATTTCGAGAATCATATATCGACTTGTTCTctgccgagtttttttttttcttttcttaagccGTTTTCTCAGAGTCTAAGGCGTGGTCCATGGAGGAATATACAAGTGGAGACAGCGTATATAAACAAACGAGCTAATCCGTACCGACACAATAGCTCACAGAGTCCTCTCAAGTACAGACATGAAGCTCCTTGTAAGTAATAGTTTCTTGAAAgcgttttcattctctctctctctctctctcaggatggcTCTATAGAAAAAATTCACAACAATCACTGCCACAGTCAAACTTTTATTTCTAAATCGGGATGCACACCATGCGCAGTAAACTTCCCTAGCATTAGCCGTGTTAATTGCCCACACAGGAAGCTCATCAGCAGTGACTTGAACCCCCCCGTTcatacactgcgccactcacctcttaTCCTGCATGCATTCTCGCACTTTCTGAAAATGGATGTCGATGTAGCTgaattttcaaatgaaattttggTAATTTTCCGTAGCTTCACATTTCAGTTAAATGAATTCGGCTACACTTCACAGAAAGGAAATccataacaaaaacaaagtaaGTGGTTCAAGTGCCtcctttttctccttctcctccgtCAGGTAATTCTCGCTTTGGTGGGCGTGTCCTTCGCCGCCGCCCTTCCAACGGACGCCGCCCCTGAGCCAGTGTCCGACACGGAGGAAGTGGCGAAAGCCAAGGCAGAATTCAAGGCCCTTTATGactcggcagcagcagcagccgccgCTGACGCAGTCCCTGAAGTAGTGGTTCCCGAAGGCGCTCCCGCACCCGTTGCTGACACCGAAGAAGTGGCTGCCGCCAAGGCCAACTTCCAGGCTGCCTTCGACGCTGCTGCCGCCCGTGCCGAAGCTGCCCCTGACACCGACCTGGACGGTGCCCTTTCCACCTACAGCGGATACTTGTCTGGACTGGACGGACGCCTCTCACCCTTCTACACCAACACTCTGCCCTACGGCGCCTTCGGTCTGCACGCCCCCGTGGTTGCTGGTGCCCCCTTCGTTGCTGGTGCTCCCTACACCGTGGGTGTCGGAGCTCCCCTCCTGAAGAACGCTGTGGTCGGAGGATCCCACGTGGTTGGTTCCCCTCTTGCCTACAACGCCCTTGGCCTCGGCGTCCACGGCTACGGATTCGGTCTTCAGGCTCCCTTCGTCCGCGTCGTGGCCTAAGAGTGAAGAACATTGTAGATGTAATATGAAGGATCTTGGAGAGGAGCGATGAAGGTCACGCCCTTGCCATAGAAAACGTTTCCTTAAGGAATCCAAACGATTACTTCAGAAACGTTTTCTTTGCTTGGATGTGATTCTTTTCTCTCTTGCCAGGGCTTCACTGTGTCTCCTATGTGAGATTTTTGTCACGTACATAAATTTGTAAATAGATCGTTATTTACAAATTCCCGGTATTTCTTCGATTGTCAacgtatgtatttatgaaaaaaattcaataaatttccCTTTTATGAATTTGGTTAGTTTTGTTCCACATTTGTATTTTCGTGATCTTTTAGAACATTAACTACGTaaagaaaacattatatatatacatacatacatatatatatatatatatatataatatatatatctatatatatatatatgtgtgtgtgtgtgtgtgtgtgtgtgtgtgtgaggctcTCCTATCATATACCTGAATCAGAAGGCCAAGATCTGGTTGCCATTTTTGCTATAAAGGCAGAGCCTAaacaaataatattgaaaaacgaTAAATTCCgtatatcatcatctttttatgTTTAGAGATGTTCTGAATTCTTCTCACCTATTAGCAGCATTGGAAAATTTAATGATGCTGAAAAGGCCAGACTCTCAAATCTGATTTAAATTGCACATACCGTGTATAGCCTTTAGTACGTATTCAGAGGAAGAAccttattcatacggaacaaccccacaggggccattgacttgaaaatcaagcttcccaAGAATACGGTGATCATTAGAAATATGTAACAacaggtaataggaaatacagaatgaacaGATCActtacaaaataaggaaaaaataaatgaacaaatcaataaatacaaatgaagataCGCAAGATATTAAGTTCTTAGACTTGGAAAACAAAATTCTGATCAAGAATTTTGAGTGACAGGACTTAGTGTTTTTATATCGTATGTCTTTGCAATGAATGACTAAGATTCTTTGTATATATTCGATAGATTCTCAGTTCTTTGATAGCCAGTTGTTACGCGATATTTTAAGAGCTTAATTCCTCTCCAAGAGTTTACTACAAGTATTGGCATCAAGAGCTCAATTTCCTGGACAGAAGGCCTTAAATTAAAATGTCACGTAACAAGTCAATGGCCACAGAACTGAGTCTATCAA
Coding sequences:
- the LOC135208227 gene encoding larval cuticle protein F1-like; this encodes MKLLVILALVGVSFAAALPTDAAPEPVSDTEEVAKAKAEFKALYDSAAAAAAADAVPEVVVPEGAPAPVADTEEVAAAKANFQAAFDAAAARAEAAPDTDLDGALSTYSGYLSGLDGRLSPFYTNTLPYGAFGLHAPVVAGAPFVAGAPYTVGVGAPLLKNAVVGGSHVVGSPLAYNALGLGVHGYGFGLQAPFVRVVA